Proteins encoded by one window of Bacillaceae bacterium S4-13-56:
- the panF gene encoding sodium/pantothenate symporter, translated as MNWQVIIPLLLFLVIVILIGLFASNSLKSTSSYLHEYFIGSRNLGGFILAMTMVATYGSGSSFLGGPGAAYSIGLAWVLLAMSQLVTGYFTLSVLGKKFAIMSRKIKAVTLIDFLKERYRSKWVVILSALSIVTFLFSAMAAQWVGGARLIESITGLSYTTAIFIFTITLLLYVIFGGFRAVVITDAFQGVIMFVGTLAILIATIVAGGGVSNIMSELVSENPNLISPYGADRTLTPLYISSFWILVGVGVVGLPQVAVRAMSYQDSKSMHRALIIGTVTVGMIMLGMHLTGVFARAVLPGIEEADKVIPLIAMEVLPNWIAGILLAAPLAAIMSTVDSLLLVVSSSIVKDVYINYIKPDANEKRIRILSGTVTTAIGILVLFMAIDPPSLLIWLNLFAFGGLEAAFIWPIIMGLYWKKGNAYGAFTSIIVGVSSYILLSTFYTNPLGMHAVVIPVMLSLLGYVLASLFSQKRTAVLQKEIIENLWSV; from the coding sequence ATGAATTGGCAGGTAATTATTCCTCTTCTATTATTTTTAGTCATTGTTATTCTTATTGGTCTTTTTGCTTCCAACTCTTTAAAAAGTACAAGCTCTTATCTACATGAATATTTTATTGGAAGTAGAAATTTGGGTGGATTTATCCTTGCCATGACTATGGTGGCAACTTACGGAAGTGGGAGTAGCTTCTTAGGGGGCCCAGGGGCAGCCTATTCTATTGGATTGGCGTGGGTTCTTTTAGCAATGTCGCAGCTTGTGACCGGATATTTCACATTATCTGTTCTTGGGAAGAAATTTGCTATTATGTCTAGAAAGATTAAAGCTGTGACCTTAATAGACTTTTTAAAAGAGCGTTACCGTAGTAAATGGGTTGTGATCCTGAGTGCTCTGAGTATTGTTACCTTTTTATTTTCTGCAATGGCTGCCCAATGGGTAGGTGGTGCACGATTGATTGAATCTATTACAGGTTTATCGTACACAACTGCTATTTTTATTTTTACTATTACTTTGTTACTTTACGTCATCTTTGGTGGCTTTCGAGCTGTTGTTATTACGGATGCGTTTCAAGGTGTTATCATGTTCGTTGGTACTCTTGCCATTTTAATTGCCACTATTGTGGCTGGTGGAGGGGTATCCAATATCATGTCAGAGCTTGTTTCTGAAAACCCCAATCTGATTTCACCTTATGGAGCAGATAGGACGCTAACGCCATTATATATTTCTTCTTTTTGGATACTAGTCGGTGTTGGTGTAGTTGGGCTGCCTCAAGTGGCTGTTCGTGCGATGTCCTATCAAGATTCAAAGTCCATGCATAGGGCATTGATAATTGGTACGGTTACAGTTGGAATGATTATGCTAGGGATGCACTTAACGGGTGTTTTTGCTCGTGCGGTACTACCTGGAATCGAGGAAGCGGACAAGGTCATCCCGCTTATTGCGATGGAGGTATTACCTAACTGGATAGCAGGAATCCTTCTTGCAGCTCCGCTTGCTGCAATTATGTCAACTGTGGATTCCCTGCTACTTGTTGTGAGTTCGTCGATAGTTAAAGATGTGTACATTAACTATATAAAACCTGATGCAAATGAAAAAAGAATTCGAATCCTAAGTGGTACGGTTACAACAGCTATAGGCATTCTTGTGCTTTTTATGGCTATTGATCCTCCTAGTTTATTAATCTGGCTGAATTTATTTGCTTTCGGAGGTCTTGAAGCAGCCTTTATTTGGCCAATTATCATGGGGCTATATTGGAAAAAAGGAAATGCTTATGGGGCGTTTACTTCCATTATCGTGGGGGTATCTAGTTATATTCTTCTCTCAACCTTTTACACTAATCCACTCGGAATGCATGCTGTCGTAATACCGGTTATGCTTTCTTTGCTTGGATACGTACTAGCTAGTTTATTTTCGCAAAAGAGGACTGCTGTGCTACAAAAAGAAATAATTGAGAACCTCTGGAGTGTATAG
- a CDS encoding glycosyltransferase family 8 protein, translating into MNILVTLNSNYVKPLMVMFKSLFLNNEEESFEIYLMHSSLNEKELEMLRKFIEDEGQQIHVVTVTNEYFKDAPVVKHYSKEMYYRLLAFKFLPETIDRILYLDPDLLILNRIHDLYHTDLSGYLYAAAYHDRGTVKELNKLRLKRYEVDAYYNSGVMLLNLEEQRKHISEKEIFRFVEENRKKLILPDQDVINSLYSKKIKEFDELIYNLDARFYNYHKMVDKIDMDFVINRTAILHFCGKRKPWLKNYTGKFHSLYKHYEKLALRFQ; encoded by the coding sequence GTGAATATACTAGTAACCTTAAATTCCAATTATGTAAAACCACTCATGGTAATGTTCAAATCACTTTTCTTAAACAACGAGGAAGAATCCTTTGAAATTTATCTAATGCATTCCTCATTAAATGAGAAAGAGCTAGAAATGCTCCGTAAATTCATAGAAGATGAAGGTCAGCAAATCCATGTTGTCACGGTAACGAATGAATATTTTAAAGATGCACCAGTAGTCAAGCACTATTCGAAGGAAATGTATTACCGTTTGCTAGCTTTTAAGTTTTTACCTGAAACTATTGATCGAATCCTATACCTTGATCCAGATCTTCTTATTCTGAACAGGATCCATGACCTATACCACACAGATCTTTCTGGTTATCTATATGCTGCAGCTTATCATGATCGAGGAACAGTCAAAGAGTTAAACAAGCTGAGATTAAAGCGATATGAGGTAGACGCTTATTATAATTCTGGTGTAATGCTTTTGAATTTAGAAGAACAGCGGAAACATATAAGTGAAAAGGAAATATTCCGCTTTGTGGAGGAAAATCGCAAGAAATTAATTTTGCCTGATCAGGATGTTATAAATAGCCTTTATTCAAAAAAAATAAAGGAATTTGATGAGTTAATTTACAACCTCGATGCCCGTTTTTATAATTATCATAAGATGGTCGATAAGATCGATATGGATTTTGTTATTAATCGAACTGCCATCCTCCATTTTTGTGGAAAGAGGAAGCCATGGCTGAAAAACTATACAGGAAAATTTCATTCTTTATATAAACACTATGAGAAACTAGCATTACGTTTTCAATAG
- a CDS encoding YhdT family protein has translation MKVKNTSTDFKEDPRFKVSNREAIIGCVIAVVNFIWWFGFAYGLGSKPVEDYTYIFGFPAWFFYSCVVGYIVITIVVIVVVKKWFKEIPLENMKGSEDL, from the coding sequence ATGAAAGTGAAAAACACGTCAACAGATTTTAAAGAAGACCCACGTTTTAAAGTTTCAAATAGAGAAGCGATTATCGGTTGTGTGATTGCCGTGGTGAACTTCATTTGGTGGTTTGGCTTTGCCTATGGTTTAGGATCAAAACCAGTTGAGGATTATACATATATATTTGGCTTTCCAGCATGGTTTTTTTATAGCTGCGTTGTTGGCTATATTGTTATTACAATTGTTGTAATTGTAGTGGTAAAGAAGTGGTTCAAGGAAATTCCGCTAGAGAATATGAAGGGGAGTGAGGACCTATGA
- a CDS encoding diguanylate cyclase — translation MDPILFFFFENASIVIAVMYLSSKIRERFNHQISNIGTVLPYAVFFTVLTLIVMLNPYDFEGMRLDLREAPLFLAGFLGGWKVGVLSALIPGSYRLIIGGPTVIQGLLQAVVLPIFLGSLFHKKNNNNHPYTLVNIRRILFYFSLYELIKSIWMLMTTPATLEIIIQMFIFALLALLGISAILNDFHRATRSTMDLEFFSNHDPMTGLPNMRFFTKKVNQLISDRVPIMIAMFDVDYFKQYNDMNGHQAGDDVLKHIGEILQENVRASDVIGRYGGEEFIICYSNISDKKEVATMSNKLRKDIEEYRFDNETSQPTGNITISIGVSSLAHYKSLDQLIGEADNALYEAKQKGRNQICYS, via the coding sequence ATGGACCCTATTTTATTTTTCTTTTTTGAGAATGCGTCGATAGTAATTGCGGTAATGTATTTGAGTTCAAAAATTAGAGAAAGATTCAATCATCAAATCTCAAATATTGGGACTGTTTTGCCCTATGCTGTATTTTTTACGGTATTAACGCTCATAGTAATGCTCAATCCTTATGACTTTGAGGGAATGCGTTTAGATTTGCGTGAAGCTCCTTTATTTCTCGCTGGATTTTTAGGGGGATGGAAGGTGGGAGTTTTGTCAGCATTGATTCCGGGGTCTTACAGATTGATAATAGGCGGTCCTACAGTTATTCAAGGATTGTTACAAGCTGTTGTACTTCCTATTTTTCTAGGCTCCCTATTTCATAAAAAAAATAATAATAATCATCCCTACACATTGGTGAATATAAGAAGAATATTGTTCTATTTCAGCTTATATGAGCTTATAAAATCTATATGGATGTTAATGACTACTCCAGCAACTCTGGAGATCATCATCCAAATGTTTATCTTTGCTTTATTGGCTTTACTTGGAATTAGTGCCATATTAAATGATTTTCATCGCGCCACTCGGTCAACAATGGACCTTGAATTCTTCTCAAACCATGACCCGATGACAGGGTTACCTAATATGCGCTTTTTTACGAAAAAGGTCAATCAACTTATTAGTGATCGTGTACCAATCATGATTGCCATGTTTGATGTAGATTATTTTAAACAGTATAATGACATGAATGGTCATCAAGCAGGTGATGACGTCCTTAAACATATAGGGGAAATATTGCAGGAGAATGTGCGAGCCAGTGATGTTATCGGAAGGTATGGTGGGGAAGAATTTATTATCTGTTATAGCAATATTTCGGACAAGAAGGAAGTAGCTACAATGTCTAATAAATTGCGAAAAGATATAGAAGAATATAGGTTTGATAATGAAACTTCTCAACCTACCGGCAATATCACAATATCTATTGGTGTAAGTAGTTTAGCCCACTATAAATCTTTAGATCAGCTAATTGGAGAGGCTGATAATGCCTTATATGAAGCAAAACAAAAAGGGAGAAATCAAATTTGTTATTCATGA